Proteins from a genomic interval of Sander vitreus isolate 19-12246 chromosome 6, sanVit1, whole genome shotgun sequence:
- the LOC144519017 gene encoding protein NDRG1-like, with translation MEVDDNECESVFEPHITEEHVETHYGNVHCIMVGTPRANHPVLLTFHDVGLNHKSCFDTLFNHEDMREINSYLPVCHVEAPGQHEGAKTLPSSYIYPSMDQLSEALPAVLKHFGLRRVIGLGVGAGAYILAKFALNHPDLVDGLVLININPSAEGLIDSVASKLTEWTHTLPDTVISHLFGKDEIETNHDLIATYRHNITTTMNQSNLTQFLHSYNNRNALEVERPIPGENINFRTLKCSTLLIVGDNSPAVEAVVDCNSKLNPTETTLLKMADCGGLPQVDQPAKVIEALKYFIQGIGYLSSVSMTRLRSRTTSSSSITSIDGPRSRAHTNELQHEHTHSRGTEEKRGRSHTDIPMESMSKSNVDHIVSKSSEVAC, from the exons ATGGAAGTGGACGACAATGAGTGTGAATCTGTATTTGAGCCCCACATCACT GAGGAGCATGTAGAGACTCACTATGGAAACGTCCACTGCATCATGGTAGGAACTCCGAGGGCAAACCACCCTGTCCTCCTGACATTTCATGATGTTGGACTGAACC ACAAGTCCTGTTTTGACACACTGTTCAACCACGAGGACATGCGGGAAATCAACAGCTATTTGCCTGTTTGTCATGTTGAAGCACCAGGACAACATGAGGGAGCCAAAACTCTGCCTTCTTC ATATATTTACCCTTCCATGGACCAGCTATCTGAAGCACTGCCCGCTGTCCTCAAACACTTTGG GTTGCGTAGAGTTATTGGACTTGGAGTTGGAGCTGGAGCCTACATCCTGGCTAAGTTCGCT ctgAATCACCCAGATCTGGTGGACGGATTGGTTTTGATCAACATCAACCCCAGCGCTGAAGGATTAATTGATTCTGTTGCAAGCAAG ctCACCGAATGGACCCACACTCTCCCGGACACGGTCATCTCACATTTGTTTGGAAAG GATGAGATCGAGACCAATCATGACCTCATAGCTACTTACCgtcacaacatcacaacaacaatGAACCAGTCCAACTTGACTCAGTTCCTCCACTCCTACAACAACCGCAACGCTCTGGAGGTGGAGAGGCCTATTCCTGGAGAAAACATCAATTTCAGGACCCTCAA GTGCTCCACCCTGCTGATTGTAGGAGATAATTCTCCAGCTGTGGAGGCCGTGGTCGACTGCAACTCTAAACTCAACCCCACCGAGACCACTCTGCTCAAG ATGGCGGACTGTGGAGGACTTCCTCAGGTGGATCAG CCAGCCAAAGTGATTGAAGCCTTGAAATATTTCATCCAGGGCATAGGATACT TGTCCAGTGTCAGCATGACCAGACTTCGGTCACGGACGACCTCCAGCTCCAGCATCACGTCCATTGATGGCCCTCGGAGCCGCGCGCACACCAACGAGCTGCAGCATGAACATACACACTCACGCGGCACCGAAGAGAAGCGCGGGCGCTCACACACTGACATCCCAATGGAGAGTATGTCCAAAAGTAATGTGGACCACATCGTCTCAAAGTCCAGCGAAGTGGCATGCTAG